A stretch of DNA from Spirosoma endbachense:
GTCTTTGATCGACGATTTAGACGCCATTGTGCCGTAGGTAACGATCTGGGCAACCTGTTGCTTGCCGTATTTCTGCACGACATAATCAATCACCTTCTGACGGCCTTCGTCATCGAAGTCTGTATCGATATCGGGCATCGACTTCCGGTCGGGGTTCAGGAACCGCTCGAACAGCAGGTCGTATTTAATGGGATCGATATTGGTGATACCTGTGCAATAGGCCACGGCACTCCCAGCCGCTGATCCACGACCCGGACCGATCATAACGCCCAGATCACGCCCGGCTTTGATGAAGTCAGATACGATCAGGAAGTACCCGGCGAAGCCCATTGTTTTGATCGTAAACAACTCAAAATCAAGACGCTCCTGGATATGCGGCAAAATATCTACATAGCGTTCTTTGGCTCCGGTATAGGTCAGGTGGCGCAGGTATTCCCACTGGTTCAGCACATCGTCGGTATGCTGCTGAAACTCCTGTGGAATCGGGAAGTTGGGCAGCATGATGTCACGCTTCAGCTTCAGCGTGTCTACCTTACCTACAATCTCGTTGGTGTTATCGATCGCTTCGGGCAGATCTTTAAACAACGTCGTCATCTCCTGCGTGTTCTTAAAATAGAACTGGTCGCTGAAGAAGGCAAAGCGGGTATTTTTGGGCATCACCTCGTCGTCGCTGAATTCCTTCATCGACGGCGTGCTTTGCTTTTCGTTGGTATTCACACATAACAGAATGTCGTGCGCTACCCAGTCGTCCTGATCGACGTAATGCGAATCGTTCGAGGCAATGATTTTGACATTATATTTCCGGGCAAACCGCACCAGCACTTCGTTGACCTTGATTTGATCCGGAATTTCATGCCGTTGTAATTCGACATAATAGTCTTCACCGAAGCGGTCCAGCCACCATTTAAACTCTATTTCACCAGCCTCCTCGCCCTTTTTCAGAATGGTTTTCGGCACCGACGCGCCAATACAACAGGTAGAAGCAATCAACCCCTCTTTGTATTTGTCGATGAGTGCTTTCGTAACACGGGGGTATTTGCCGTAAAGGCCCTCCATGTAGCCAAGTGAGCAGAGTTTCGCCAGATTTTTATAGCCCTGAGCATTTTTGGCAAGCAGAAGCTGGTGGTATCGAATGTCTTTCTTTTCTTTCGTAAACTGTTTGATGGTGTGATCCTCTACCACATAGAATTCACAGCCAACAATGGGTTTGATACCCTGCTTGCTGGCTTCGGCCACAAACTCAAACACGCCAAACATGTTGCCGTGGTCGGTGATGGCAACGGCAGGCATGTTGTCATTTTTAGCTTTCTTAATCAGCTTTTTAATGTCGGCCTGCCCATCGAGCAGCGAGTATTGAGTATGGCAGTGGAGATGAGAAAATTGCATAGTCTGATCAGACCGCCGACGCGGCCGGTATTAGTCGATTTCCCGGATTTACGGGATTCGTTCCTCTGTAAAAATAGGCAAACTGAACGGTCAACAGGTAATGAGGAGCGGGGATTTTTGAAAAGAATTTGGTAAAAGCCTGAAAGAGAATCGCCTTAGCCTGGCTTTATCTATTCTATCTTATTGGTCGACTTAACGGTTGGCCAGTAAGATTAAAGACAACACATAGTAAATGGTTTATTAACTCCTCGATCGGCAAACTAAAAACAGCTTATCTATCGATTCAGCCTTGTAGTTTATAAAATGGAAAACGTTCAATTGAATTTTCACACAAACCATTGCGAAGTTGGCCGTACCTGGTGATCAACATTAGGCAGAAAACGGACAACCGATTTCAGCATATGGATTTGGGATCTATCTGAGTGAATAAATAAAACTCCCGGCAGACATCCCACCGGGGCTTTACGAACCATCCTTAATCCTAATTTTTAAGCTCATTATTTTTTGACATTGTAAAGGCGAGATCGTTAATAGGGAAATCCGTTTCAGGGCAAAGCAAAGGCTACGTAACTATCCCCTTTGCGAGTGCCTAACTTTGCCCCTCCGCAGGCAACTACGATATATTGTTTCCCGTTTACTTCGTACGTGCTGGGCGTGGCAAAACCGGCTGCTGGCAGTTGGGTCTGCCACAATAAATTGCCCGTTTTCTTGTCGTAAGCCCGAAACATTCCATCTTTAGTAGCCGCAATAAATAGTAAACCTCCCTTTGTGATGACAGGGCCACCGTAGTTTTCGGTGCCAGTTGGCAGAATACCCTGTTTCGTTAATTCGGGGAGCTCGCCCAGCGTCTTTTGCCAAACCTGATGCCCTGTATTGAGGTTGATAGCGGTCAACGTTCCCCAGGGCGGCTTGATGGCAGGGTATCCTTTACTATCTAAAAATTTCGTGTATCCGTTGAAACGATAAGGAACGTAGGGGCCAGGTTTAGTGAGCGTACCAGGAGTCATAGTTACTGTTTCCACTTTTTCATCGTTAAACAAAAACGCCAGTAGTTCCTGCTTTTGCGCGGTAGTAATAACTGAGAAGCCCGGCATCATTCCTTTACCGCTGGTAATTAACCTGGCTACATACTCCCGGTCGCGCCGTTGACTGATGTTCACCAGGGATGGATAACCGCTTGACGGATTCCCTTTTCGATCTGGCCCATGACAAGCCACGCAGTAGGTTGTATAGAGTCGATGACCGGGACTTAAATGAGCCAGTTCATCCACTTTGGGCGTTGCACTCAGGCTAAACATCCAGGCCATTTCGTTGGCATTGACATACATAATGCCCTCGGGATCAACGGCAGCACCGCCCCATTCCGGCCCACCGTCGGCACCTGGCAACAGTAGCGTTGGCGTTTTGCTTAACGGCTGAAACGGGCCTTTTTTTGCCCGTCGATACTGCGCTATCAGCGTATCACGGTTGGTAGCATAGGGACTTAATTCCGATTCGGCAATGGTTTGCCGGGCAAAAGGGGCTGGTAAGGTGGGAACAGGTTGCGTTGGCCAGGCCACTTCATCCGGCAAGGACGATATAGGAACAGGCATCTCTCGAATCGGGAAAAGTGGCTTACCCGTTACGCGGTCAAAAATAAAGACATGGGCGCTCTTGGTTACCTGGGCTACCGCATCAATGGTTTTTATGGATCCAGACAGGCCCTTCTGGTGAAGAGTAATCAGGTTAGGTGGAGCCGGTAAATCGCGATCCCAGATATCATGATGAACCAGCTGGTAATGCCAGATTCGTTTGCCGGTCCGGGCATCCAGTGCCAGTAAACAATTGGCGAACAGGTTCTGGCCTTTACGATTTCCGCCATAAAAATCAAACCCGGCCGAACCCGTCGGTACATACAGAATTCCACGCTTACGATCGACCGCCATGCCCGCCCAGTTATTGGCGGCTCCTACTTCCGTATTTTTATAGACGTCTTTAGGCCAGGTTTCATACCCATATTCGCCTGGGTGCGGAATGGTGTGAAAGACCCACGCTAATTTACCCGTCCGAACATTAAACGCCTGAATCGAACCGGGGGCCGCATCCGCTCCTTCCGAAACGCGTAGGGGCATGACTAATAAATCTTCGAAAAGCGTACCCGGCGTGTTGGAAATCACAAATTTATCCTTCGCCGATTCCCCTAATCCGACTTTCAGACTCACCCGGCCATTCTCGCCAAAGCCAGAAATCGGTTCTCCGGTTTGGGCATTGATCGCATATAGCCAGGAGCCATAGGCATACAAAAGCCGCGCGGGTTGGGTGTCTCCGGCTTTATTACTTTTCCAATAGGTAACACCACGGTTGGTATTGAACGTTTTGGTGGCTGGTTCCACATAACGCCACTTCTGCTGACCCGTAGCAGCATCGAGCGCAAATAGCTGATTCGATGCCGTTACGCCGAAGAGCGTGCCATCCACAATAATCGGGTTGCACTGTACCTGACCCGAGTCGCGGGAATGATACTCCCAGGCAACCTTAAGCTGATTAACGTTACCTGTATTGAGCTGGGTTAGCGTTGAATAATGATTCCGGTCTGGCCCGCCTAAATACTCTGGCCAGTCGGTTACCGACTCAGTTTCTCCAGGTATATAGATCAGTTGGGCAGCCGTTAAGCTAACGGCAACTAGAAAAAGAAAAGGAAGAGTACTGCGTTTCATTACACTTATACACAAATGGATTCAGGAGAAATGTTTGGCAAGGGTAGCTTATCGTTGAGCTACCCTTGTCTAACTATGGTTTCGACACAGGACGATCAATAACCAGGATTCTGTTTAAGTGTTGGCTTGCCAGCAACAAAACTTTGCGTGATAGCATAATCCGGAATGGGCTGGTATTCACTTTTGTTTTTGGTAAACTTAACGCCACTGCCCAAGGCCAGCGAACGGCGCACACTTTCTTTAGGTAAATATTCGGTGTTAATAACCTGATCGGCAATGCCCCAGCGAACCAGGTCGAAGAAGCGGTGCCCCTCCATTCCTAACTCGATTCTCCGTTCAAAGCGAACGGCTTTTCGGGCAACCTCTTTGCTGGCCCAGGCTGTAGCATAGGGACTAACTACATACCTGGCAGCATTGGCGGTTCCGTCCAGCGTTTTGATGGGTGAAGCCGCAGCTCGGGCACGAACGCGATTGACGTATTCACGCGCTTTATCCAGACTACCGACTTCTACTTCGCATTCAGCCGCCATCAATAACACGTCGGCAAACCGCATCAAATCATAATTCAAGGCGCTGGCAATGCCAAAACTAGCCCGGACCACCTGCCCCGAACTATACTCGACCGACGCGAAAACGTGCTTCTTACCCGTGAATGGCCCACCATTGGTAATCGACTCACCAGGAGGGGCCGTGAAAGCAACCCCCGTCATCATACCCCAGTCCAGATAGGGAATACCCCGGCGCCCAACAGTATGGTCTAAACGAGGGTCCAGATTACCCGCGTAGGGCGTAAACGAGCTGGCATCCGGCACCATCTCATTCGACGTAACATCGACATCGTTATACGTATCAAGTAAGGGCAGGCCATTTTCATCGGTGCGGAACGCGTTGACCAAGTTTTGTGACGGTCGGTAAAACCAGGAGTTCGTGCCACCTGCAATACCGTTGGGGTAACAAAGGATGGCTTCCCGAAACCCGTTCGTATTGTCGCTGGCTCCATCACCAATGGCGCTTTGTACCTCCAGCATCGACTCTTTACTGTTTTGTGTCGCGATCCGAAAGTTCTCGCCAAAGCCCGTCGTTAAGTCCAGCTTTACACCCTGACTGGTTTTACCTTGACCAATGATAACATCAAATAGTGCCTTGGCCTCCGTGAATTTACTCTGATACAGATACGCCTTGGCCAGATACGCCCCGGCCGTCCATTTATTGACCCGGCCTTTCCCCGTTTTCATTTCGTCCAGATTATCATAAGCGAATTTAAAGTCGGTTTCCAGTTGAGGCCAGATGTTGACATAGTTACCACTCGCATCGGTATTCGGGATTTTATAATCAGTGGCTTTTTCATCCACGAAGGGAATGTTGCCAAAGATTTTCTTTCCCTCAAAATGATGGAAAGCACGCAGGAAACGAGCCTCGCCCTCGATCTGTTTTTTCAGGGCATCCGTTAGGGCAGGATCGGTTGCTTTGGCCAGTTCTTTCAAGACGATATTGGTCCGGCCAATACCATCGAAAATACCATTCCAGCGGGCCAGTAATTGGGAGTTCGTGGTGGGGGTTGCATACTGCATCACCTGGTTAATTTCGCTTTGGTCGGTGAAATTAGTGCCGCCCTTATAGGCATCTCCCCCGGTTATACTGCCCCATATCCAGTTGTAGGTTCCACTAAGGCCCAGGAAGTTGGCCGATAAATTTCCATCTAGCGTAGCATAAGCATCAATTAAAAACCCATCGATCCCTTTTTTGCTAAGTAGATCGCTTTCGTTATAAACGCCCTGGAGCCCCAGGTCAAGAAATTGTTGTTTGCAGGCCGAAAGGGTAGCCAGCGAAAGCAATAAGGTGAGTGCCGTATAATTTAGAATCGGTTTCATAGCGGAATGGCGGAGTTAAAAGGATACGTTTAGGCCCAATAAAAACTGACGCGGATTGGGATACCCGGAATAATCAACGCCCAGATTCTGGTCGCTGCTGGCTGTTTGCTCAACCGATGCGCCCGATACGAGTCCCAGGTCAGGATCAGCTCCGCTGTATTTGGTAATGGTGAAGAAATTCTGCGCCTGCGCGTATATCCGAAGGTTACTCAGCTTAATGGTCTTCAGTAACGTTTTGGGAAAGCTGTAGCCCAACTGGATGGTTTTACCCCGCAGATACGACCCATTCTCTACGTAAAACGAACTCGAATTGCCCGTCACGAAGGCCGTATAGCCATTGGTGGCTCCTACACCCAATTGGGGCGTCTTGGCGGTAGCGGCAGTTTCGGGTGTCCAGGCATCATATAATTTCCCGGAAGCAACGGAACCTCCCAACACACCCATGTAGGTAAAGTACTTGGTATAATTATAGAGCTGATTTCCCTGGTTCCAGAATACAAAACTGCTGAGATCAAATCCCTTCCAGCTAAAGCCGAGGTTCAGTCCCATTTGAAAATTGGGATGGGGAGACCCCAGCACGGTTCGGTCGGCAGTAGTGATGTTACCATCTCCGTTTATGTCTTTATATTTCCAGGAACCTACTACACCCGATGCACCATTGATTTTAGGGCCCGCATTAACCTCCTCCTGGCTATTATAAAAACCATCTAGTTGATACCCGTAAAAGGACGAGACAGCCTGTCCCTGCGTTGTAATCAGGGCATTGGTTATCCGGCTCGCGGCTACCAGCTGCGCGGTATTTTCGTCGTTGAGTTTGGTCAGCTGGTTTTTGTAGTGGGTAAATGTCAGGGTCGCATCATATTTCAACTCCGATGTGATACGCCCCTGATTCGTTATTTGCAGGTCTATACCTGTATTGCGCATGGTTCCCAGATTGACCAATGGCTTGGTTACCAGCAATTCCAGTCCATTTCGCAGACTAGGCACCAGTAAGTCACGCGTGTTTTTTGTATACACGTCGACGGCGAAACTCCATTTGCCTTGCATTATGGTGGCATCCAGACCAAGATTGGTGGTTTCGGTGGTTTCCCATTTGGTTAGCAAATTACCCTGTGAACTAGCCCCATAACCCTGCGTTGAGCCGATATTAATCCCATTAATATCGTAGTAGTTACTGCCCGGCGAAGCGCTGTAGGTTGAATACTGATTGAAGGCGGGCACGTTGGAAATACTGCCCATCTGACCCCAGCCAGCGCGTAGTTTTAACTCATTGAGCCAGCTAAACGATTTCAGGAATGCTTCGTCGGAAATACGCCAGCCGACACCGAGAGACGGGAAATTGGCATAGCGTACATTGGGTCCAAAGAGCGATGATCCATCCCGACGAAAGGTAGCATTCAACAAATACCTGTCTTTAAAAATATAGTCGAGCCGACCGAAATAGGAAAAGAGTGAATTGCTGAATAGCAGCGTATTCCGGTTAATATCAGCATCGTTGGCACTAACATCGCCCAGCGACTGCGGCAAACCCGTATTGAGCGACAGGAAATTGTTGGACTCAAAATCATAGTTACTCTTGGCCCCAAACAAACCTCGTCCTGTATTTTTAATGGCTTCGGTACCGAGCAAAACCTTTACGTCGTGCAACTGAGCAATCTTTTTCTGGTACGTCAGCGTGTTGCTCCATGTCCAGCTCAGGTAATTATTCGAAGCCTCGGTCAACTGGGTCACTCGTCGTGACTGGCTGGCCTCGTATTCTTTTAAAAAGGCCCGCTGAAGCGTTCCATTACGTGCATCAACACCGATAGAGGTTCGCAAGGCCAGGTCTTTATTGATGTTCACCTGTGCAAAGACATTCCCAAACGCTCTCAGATTCTGATTTGTCCAGTCTTTCCGGCGCTCCAGATACGATACCGGATTATAGCCAACGCCAGCAGTTCCTCCAACGAGTGAGCCCCCGTAGCCGCCCTTACTATCATAAACGGGTATAAAGGACGCACTTCGGAGCGCATACGCCCAGGCACTGGTTTCGCCAATGACGGTAGCATCGCCCCGCCGATTGTCGTACGAAACCTGAATATTTTCCCCCACGGTTAAAAAATTAGTGGGACTAAAGCTGGAATTAAGTCGTAGTGAATACCGATCGTAGCCCGTATTTTTGAAGGTGCCCTGCTGATTAAAATAATTCATGCCCAGCGAAAAGGTCGATTTATCGTTGCCTCCGCTAGCCGTTAGCTGATGGCTCTGAATAATGCCCTTTTGCGACATAGCATCGAACCAGTTGGTACCCGGACTGGTCTGAAAAATCTGGTACGGATTCGTATAATCAGCAATGGTATATAAATCTGGATTTGCGCGCGGGTCACTGGCTGAGACGCCCCCTTTGAATCCATTGCTAACGATGTAGCGATCAGGAATGGCAAATGACCCATGCTGACCAAAAATCGGGTCCACAAACGTGGATGCGGTCGTTTTATCCAGATACGTCAGTAATTCACTCGTGTTTAACAGCTTAGGAATTCGGTTGAGCGGGGTTGACTGAATACCATAATACATATCGTAGGTAAGGGTCGTTTTGCCCATTTTTCCGCCTTTAGTCGTTATAATAATGACCCCATTGGCAGCTCTGGCCCCATAGATCGATGCCGAGGAGGCATCTTTCAACACCTGGATCGATTCTACATCCTGCGGATTAATACGCGAGGCATCGGTGGTTGGAACGCCGTCGATTACGTAGAGTGGATTGTTGTTTCCATAGGAGGCAAAGCCACGGATACGGATAGAGGCCGAACTACCTGGATCGCCGGTGCTACTGACCGTAACCCCGGCTGCCCGGCCCTGCAATTGGGCTATCAAATTTGCAGATGGTGTAGCATTCAGGTCGCTGGCTTTCACGACGGATACGGCCCCGATGATGTCTTTTTTCTGTTGGGTGGTATAGCCCGTTACGACTACTTCGGTGAGTTGGTTGTTACTCGCTTCCAGTTGCACCTTGATTTCGGTTCGGTTTCCTACCGAAACCTCTTTTGTCGTATAGCCGACGAAACTGAATAGTAAAACTGAGCTCGCATCGGTAACGCTAATTCGGTACACACCGCCCGCATCGGTTGTTGTGCCACGCGGAGTCCCTTTAACCACTACTGTGACGCCCGGTAGTGCTTCGCCTTTTTCGTCCGTAACGGTACCAGAAACGGATATATCCGCAATTGATTCTGTGTCGGAATCTGGTTCATATTGAATCCTTACTTCATCGGATTGCGTCGTCAAGGGCGATAAAACAATCTGATTTTTAATGACTTTATACTTGATTTGTAGGGGATGAAGCAGCCGGTCCAGCACTTGCCCTAACGATTCATTGACGATAGTAAACGTCATACGTTGGGTAGCCATCACGAGTTTGGATCGGTAGGTAAACTTTACCTCCGCCTGTTTCTCAATACTTGCCAGAACACTGATAAAGTCCTGGTTAGTGATTCGCAGGTTTATTTTTCGATCCAAGAGTTCCTGGGCTGTAACTTCCCGAGCCAAAGACACCCCTGCGAATATGATCGCTATCGAAATATGCAGGAGCGATAGTTTCATGAGGTGAATCAGTTTTTTTTTGATTCGTACTGTTTTTTTCATTGATTTGACGGGTTTTTGTAATTGAAAGACACAAAAACGAACCTTCACACCCGCTGGAACGGGATACTGGTTATGTCAGTAGAGAAGGTCATTTAGAAGCCGGTAACGCTGGAACCGTTACCGGTTTTTTTAATGGATTATCGGATTGAGCTATTGTGGCATAGGCAGGTAGGTTTGGATACGTTCAGAATTGGATTATTCACAGCCTTTACTCTCGATAATAATTTGGGCATCTACAAGTTTATAGGTGGCCCCAATCGCTTCGCAGAGTATATCCATTTTTTCAAATAAATTTTCGTTGTCCAGCGAAGTTGTCAGTCGGCAATTGCTCAGTTGTTGCTCGTCGAAAATGAGCTCTACCCCATACGTTTTTTCAATGGCCTGCAAAATCTCAGGCAAGCGTGCGTTCCGAAATGAAAACTGCTGCAACTCAGTTTGCGGGATAATCGGGATTGGTTTGTCGATGAGAGTACGGGTAAAGTGAGCGTCCGTTTTTGTAAAATCGGCTTGCTGATTCGGAGTCAGGATGAGTCCGTCCTGTTCAGGATCAGGATGTTTTCGGCTTTGGGTCGGGAAAACAGATACCCGCCCAGTTTTCACCATTACTTTGATTTGCTGATCCTGGTCATAGGCGCTCACGCGGAAACTAGTGCCCAGTACCTTCGTCGTAATGGCATTCGCACGGACCAGAAAGGGTTTGGCTGGATTTTTCTGTACGTCAAAAAAAGCTTCTCCGACCAGGAAAACCTCTCGGATGGTATCGGCAAATGCTTTTCGATACTGAAGTTGTGAACGGGGTTCCAGTGATGCCTGGCTTCCATCAGGCAAGTTCACTATCTGGACGGTGGCAGTCGTATTAACGACTTGCTCAAACAGCCTGGAATCAAGGGGAACTGTCGCATCAGAATAGGCGATTCGGGAGGTATCTTTCTGCGTAAACCACCAGCCTCCAACTGCAATAAGTAGGCTAATGGAGGCCGCGACCCACCAACCCGACCATTGATGTAAAGGACGAACGGGCGTTTCCTGCTTATTTTCTAAAATTCGCTTATAGATTAAGTCAACTTGCTGTTCCGACGGAAAATCAGCCTCGACCTGCCCATGTAAAGTAAGCAGAAATTCCCGCGCCTGCCGGATGGAATCCCGTTGACGAGGAAAGTTTAGCAAAACGTCAGCCCAGAAAGCATCGTCACTGGGCGTTCCCTGCAACACCCATTTCCGAAAAGCGGGGTCCTGCAAAAAATCATCAGTCGTATAATTCTGGTACATCAAAGCAGTTCTTTTTAGTGAGAATAGTACATTATTTCAACTCACTAAGAAAGAGACTGCTTTAACTCGATTTAAACCTATTTAACTATAAAAAAATTTAAGTCCCCAGCCAATGCCTAAAAGGCAGACCATGAACGCCAGTCTTCTCAGGGTATGTAGTGCTTTTTGGATCACATTACGGGCCCCTTGTTCGCTAATATTCATGATGGCGGCTATCTCGGAATAACTAAAATCCTGATAATAGCGTAGCAGTAAAGCCTCATATTGACGGGCAGGCAAACAGGTCAGCCAGGATTTAAGCTGAGTGGTTTGAATCTCAATTTCTTCCTCAGAAATTATATCTGCTTCTACTGAGTCCAGGGTAGGTTGCTCATAATCGGCTTCGGGATTAAATGGTTTGGTATATTCATCCTCAGGACGGAGCGAGCGATGAATTTTACGGCGTAGCGAGCGAAATAAGTAAAATCGAACGGACTTGGCTTCAGCCAGTTGAGAACGAGTACGCCACAGATCGGTAAACAAATCCTGAATGGCATCCTCAACCACGGTCGAATCGCGGTTAATTTTCATGCCATAACTATACAGCACGCGAACAAAGCGTTGGTAGATCCAGGCAAAAGCGACCTCCTCACCATTCCTGAAACGATTCCAATAGAGTCGATCTTCCTGATCGGATGCTCCAATATCTTTCACGCCACAAAATAATGCGATTTTTCCCTATTATTCTTCTAATTAATCGAAGCTATACAAAAACAGCTTCGATTAATTAGTTTTAGTGATTACGAACAGATTGTATTCAAAAGGGAAGATTATATGTCTTAACCAATAAGTATACTATAAGAAATTTTCCATTTCGGCTATAAAATATTTTTCAATAGGTTTCAATTTTATAGTTGCTTTAGTGCAAATTACTTCACTAGTCTATTCGTTCACGAAAACCCTCTTTTTTGTACGAAGGCATCAGATAAAAACGCATTATTGGCATAGCTATGCCGAATCAACT
This window harbors:
- a CDS encoding outer membrane protein assembly factor BamB family protein; amino-acid sequence: MKRSTLPFLFLVAVSLTAAQLIYIPGETESVTDWPEYLGGPDRNHYSTLTQLNTGNVNQLKVAWEYHSRDSGQVQCNPIIVDGTLFGVTASNQLFALDAATGQQKWRYVEPATKTFNTNRGVTYWKSNKAGDTQPARLLYAYGSWLYAINAQTGEPISGFGENGRVSLKVGLGESAKDKFVISNTPGTLFEDLLVMPLRVSEGADAAPGSIQAFNVRTGKLAWVFHTIPHPGEYGYETWPKDVYKNTEVGAANNWAGMAVDRKRGILYVPTGSAGFDFYGGNRKGQNLFANCLLALDARTGKRIWHYQLVHHDIWDRDLPAPPNLITLHQKGLSGSIKTIDAVAQVTKSAHVFIFDRVTGKPLFPIREMPVPISSLPDEVAWPTQPVPTLPAPFARQTIAESELSPYATNRDTLIAQYRRAKKGPFQPLSKTPTLLLPGADGGPEWGGAAVDPEGIMYVNANEMAWMFSLSATPKVDELAHLSPGHRLYTTYCVACHGPDRKGNPSSGYPSLVNISQRRDREYVARLITSGKGMMPGFSVITTAQKQELLAFLFNDEKVETVTMTPGTLTKPGPYVPYRFNGYTKFLDSKGYPAIKPPWGTLTAINLNTGHQVWQKTLGELPELTKQGILPTGTENYGGPVITKGGLLFIAATKDGMFRAYDKKTGNLLWQTQLPAAGFATPSTYEVNGKQYIVVACGGAKLGTRKGDSYVAFALP
- a CDS encoding RagB/SusD family nutrient uptake outer membrane protein; translation: MKPILNYTALTLLLSLATLSACKQQFLDLGLQGVYNESDLLSKKGIDGFLIDAYATLDGNLSANFLGLSGTYNWIWGSITGGDAYKGGTNFTDQSEINQVMQYATPTTNSQLLARWNGIFDGIGRTNIVLKELAKATDPALTDALKKQIEGEARFLRAFHHFEGKKIFGNIPFVDEKATDYKIPNTDASGNYVNIWPQLETDFKFAYDNLDEMKTGKGRVNKWTAGAYLAKAYLYQSKFTEAKALFDVIIGQGKTSQGVKLDLTTGFGENFRIATQNSKESMLEVQSAIGDGASDNTNGFREAILCYPNGIAGGTNSWFYRPSQNLVNAFRTDENGLPLLDTYNDVDVTSNEMVPDASSFTPYAGNLDPRLDHTVGRRGIPYLDWGMMTGVAFTAPPGESITNGGPFTGKKHVFASVEYSSGQVVRASFGIASALNYDLMRFADVLLMAAECEVEVGSLDKAREYVNRVRARAAASPIKTLDGTANAARYVVSPYATAWASKEVARKAVRFERRIELGMEGHRFFDLVRWGIADQVINTEYLPKESVRRSLALGSGVKFTKNKSEYQPIPDYAITQSFVAGKPTLKQNPGY
- a CDS encoding TonB-dependent receptor; the encoded protein is MKKTVRIKKKLIHLMKLSLLHISIAIIFAGVSLAREVTAQELLDRKINLRITNQDFISVLASIEKQAEVKFTYRSKLVMATQRMTFTIVNESLGQVLDRLLHPLQIKYKVIKNQIVLSPLTTQSDEVRIQYEPDSDTESIADISVSGTVTDEKGEALPGVTVVVKGTPRGTTTDAGGVYRISVTDASSVLLFSFVGYTTKEVSVGNRTEIKVQLEASNNQLTEVVVTGYTTQQKKDIIGAVSVVKASDLNATPSANLIAQLQGRAAGVTVSSTGDPGSSASIRIRGFASYGNNNPLYVIDGVPTTDASRINPQDVESIQVLKDASSASIYGARAANGVIIITTKGGKMGKTTLTYDMYYGIQSTPLNRIPKLLNTSELLTYLDKTTASTFVDPIFGQHGSFAIPDRYIVSNGFKGGVSASDPRANPDLYTIADYTNPYQIFQTSPGTNWFDAMSQKGIIQSHQLTASGGNDKSTFSLGMNYFNQQGTFKNTGYDRYSLRLNSSFSPTNFLTVGENIQVSYDNRRGDATVIGETSAWAYALRSASFIPVYDSKGGYGGSLVGGTAGVGYNPVSYLERRKDWTNQNLRAFGNVFAQVNINKDLALRTSIGVDARNGTLQRAFLKEYEASQSRRVTQLTEASNNYLSWTWSNTLTYQKKIAQLHDVKVLLGTEAIKNTGRGLFGAKSNYDFESNNFLSLNTGLPQSLGDVSANDADINRNTLLFSNSLFSYFGRLDYIFKDRYLLNATFRRDGSSLFGPNVRYANFPSLGVGWRISDEAFLKSFSWLNELKLRAGWGQMGSISNVPAFNQYSTYSASPGSNYYDINGINIGSTQGYGASSQGNLLTKWETTETTNLGLDATIMQGKWSFAVDVYTKNTRDLLVPSLRNGLELLVTKPLVNLGTMRNTGIDLQITNQGRITSELKYDATLTFTHYKNQLTKLNDENTAQLVAASRITNALITTQGQAVSSFYGYQLDGFYNSQEEVNAGPKINGASGVVGSWKYKDINGDGNITTADRTVLGSPHPNFQMGLNLGFSWKGFDLSSFVFWNQGNQLYNYTKYFTYMGVLGGSVASGKLYDAWTPETAATAKTPQLGVGATNGYTAFVTGNSSSFYVENGSYLRGKTIQLGYSFPKTLLKTIKLSNLRIYAQAQNFFTITKYSGADPDLGLVSGASVEQTASSDQNLGVDYSGYPNPRQFLLGLNVSF
- a CDS encoding FecR family protein, with the translated sequence MYQNYTTDDFLQDPAFRKWVLQGTPSDDAFWADVLLNFPRQRDSIRQAREFLLTLHGQVEADFPSEQQVDLIYKRILENKQETPVRPLHQWSGWWVAASISLLIAVGGWWFTQKDTSRIAYSDATVPLDSRLFEQVVNTTATVQIVNLPDGSQASLEPRSQLQYRKAFADTIREVFLVGEAFFDVQKNPAKPFLVRANAITTKVLGTSFRVSAYDQDQQIKVMVKTGRVSVFPTQSRKHPDPEQDGLILTPNQQADFTKTDAHFTRTLIDKPIPIIPQTELQQFSFRNARLPEILQAIEKTYGVELIFDEQQLSNCRLTTSLDNENLFEKMDILCEAIGATYKLVDAQIIIESKGCE
- a CDS encoding RNA polymerase sigma factor, with protein sequence MKDIGASDQEDRLYWNRFRNGEEVAFAWIYQRFVRVLYSYGMKINRDSTVVEDAIQDLFTDLWRTRSQLAEAKSVRFYLFRSLRRKIHRSLRPEDEYTKPFNPEADYEQPTLDSVEADIISEEEIEIQTTQLKSWLTCLPARQYEALLLRYYQDFSYSEIAAIMNISEQGARNVIQKALHTLRRLAFMVCLLGIGWGLKFFYS